DNA sequence from the Lysinibacillus sp. OF-1 genome:
CGAGCGGCTGGGCATCAAGTGTCATTACAGGCATACGAGCAAATGACATTGAATCCTTTGAAGCCTCTATGGACAAAAGGCTATCAATGCATTGTGTTATGGTTTGGGGATGATATGTTTTGTCAGATGAATTTATTGACCATGCTTGCTTTTCTCGAACAACAAGGATATCAAGGCAAGGTCTATTTCCATATGGTCAAGGAAACGACCTATGATGTGGAGGAAACAGAGCTGGAGTTAGGAGGCTATCTAGAGGTCTATCAAGAAGTTTTCATGCACCATCGTTTTCCGAAGGCTACACTTTTACCCGTCATGTATCAGGGCATTCAATTATATTTTAACTATTTACAGGAAGAAAATGATATTACGACGTATATAAAAAAGCATCTTGAGCAGCCGCTAGGGGATTTAATGAAGCAATTATTTTCTCTCTTCCCTCACTATGGGTTAGGAGATAGTCAATATTTAAAAATAATAGAGAAAGTAAAAGACGAATATTCTGAATAAAAATACTAAAAAGTCCACAATATACAAAATTTTCGAAAATATGATAAACTTATAATGTAAAAGGAGGATGAATGCATGACAGTTCAACAATTTACAGACTATGTGAAGAAAATGCAGCATTATGAGGAAGCACTCAATGTCGTTTATTGGGATATGCGTACGGGTGCACCGAAAAAAGGTTTAGCACAACGTTCAGAGGTAATCGGTACATTATCTGCTTCTTTATTTGATATGCAAACAAGTGAAGAATTGGGGGAGCTTTTAGTAGCTTTAGAGTCACAAAAAGCTAATCTTGACTATGTAACATTGCGTTTAGTGGAAGAAGTAAGAAAGAATTATGATCAAAACAAAAAAATTCCAGCTGACGAGTATAAAAAATACGTCATTCTTCAATCGAAGTCTGAAACTGCTTGGGAAGAAGCGAAGGCAAGTAATAATTTTGCATTATTCCTTCCATATTTAGAGGAAATCATTCAATGGCAGAAAAAATTCATTCACTATTGGGGAATTAAAAATGGATCTCCTTACAATACATTACTCGATTTATATGAACCAGATATGACGACTGATGTTTTAGATCAAGTATTTGGTGACCTACGCACATCCATTGTGGAACTGGTCCAAAAAATTGCCAATTCATCGAATAAACCAGATACAAGCATGTTATTTAAGCATTTCCCACGTGAAGCACAGCGTGAATTATCGTTAGAATTGCTTGCCCAGCTTGGTTATGATTTTGATGCAGGGCGCTTGGATGAAAGTGTGCACCCATTCATGATTGGCTTAAACTATGGAGATGCTCGGATTACCACTAAATATGATGAAAATGACTTCCGTTCTGCTATTTTTGGCACAATTCATGAGTGTGGTCATGCGATGTATGAGCAAAACATTGATGAAAAGCTTGCAGGTCTGCCATTGGCTACTGGTACTTCAATGGGTATTCATGAATCTCAATCATTATTTTATGAAAACTTTGTCGGCAGAAATGAAAAGTTCTGGGAGCATAACTACGAGCGTCTTCAGCATTTCTCACCAGCACAATTTGGCGATGTTGCATTAGGCGATTTTTTACGTGCCATCAATATGGTCGAACCATCCTTTATTCGTATTGAAGCAGATGAACTAACGTATCCTTTACATATCATGATTCGCTATGAAATTGAACGTGATTTGTTCAATGGGGATTTACAGGCGAAGGATCTACCACAAGTTTGGAATGATAAATATGAGGAATATTTAGGCATTCGTCCTGAGTCAGATGCTCAAGGTGTGCTACAAGATATGCACTGGTCAGGGGGCATGTTTGGCTATTTCCCATCCTATGCTTTAGGTATGGTTTATGCAGCACAGTGGAAGCATGCGATGGATAAGGATATTCCAAACTTTGATGCGCTACTAGAAAAGGGAGAGCTACTACCAATTCGAGAGTGGCTAACTGAGAAAGTTCATCAATATGGAGCATTGAAAAAGCCATTCGAATTACTTAAAGAAGCGACAGGGGAAGGCTTAAATGCTAAATACTTAGCAGACTATTTACAAGATAAATATAGGAAGCTCTATCAACTATAATATAAAAAAAGCGATTTCTCGTTTCTGAGAAATCGCTTTTTATGTCTAAATGCTTACCACAATTGATAGCCTTTGGAGCCAGCCGGTGAGTTCGAAATAATATCGATAATTGGCACTGTGTAAGCGAATAAAATTAACGCTACTAAAATAACAAGCCATACTTTGAAGTTTTCTAAAATAGCTGGTGTTGGGCCGCTAAGCTCATGTACATCACCAATAGGGAATTCTTCTTCACCTTTAGGTGCAAACCAAGCTAATTTCACGACGATATACATAATGACTAGAATCGCGATAAAGAGAATCGTTCCGCCTACAGCTTGTGCGATTTGATAAGGAATCCAATCATAGGCCTGTGAAGCACCACCATATTCTGAGTAATCTGAGCGACGAGGTGCACCGATAAGACCAGCAATATGCATCGCAGAAGACATAATCGTCATACCAGTAGCCCATAAGATACCAGCGAAATTACTAAGATTATTTAATGATTTCGTCAATGTACGACCTGTTAAATGTGGAATTAACCAGAAGGCCGCACCGAAGTAAGTTAAAACAACAGCTGTAGCAATTGTTAAATGGAAATGCCCTGTAACCCAAATGGTATTATGGATTAATTGGTTCATTTGATAGGAGGCATTGACAATACCACCTGCACCACCAGGAATAAATGCCACCATACCGATAAATGGAACGAAGAAACGAGCATCTTTCCATGGTAATTTTTTAAACCATCCGAACAGCCCTTTACCACCTAATTCACGACCACGTAACTCGAACATGGCAAACATCGAGAAGGCTGTCATAAGAGATGGGACAATTACAGCGAACGTTAATACAACTTGAATGAACTTCCATGTACCATCAATACCAGGCTCTGTTAACTGATGGTGAATCCCAACAGGAATAGAGAAGAGTAAGAACAGCATGAACGAAAGTCTTGCTAAAGAATCGGAGAAAATTTTTCCGCCAATTACTTTTGGGATAATCACGTACCAAACCATGTAGGCAGGTAATAGCCAGAAGTATACAAGTGCATGCCCGAAATACCAGAAGAGGGTACGGGATAATGCAACATCGACACGTTCAATTAAACCTAATGACCATGGTAACAGTTGAATTAATACAGAAGCTGCTACACCAAGTGTTGCCACGAACCACATTAAATTATTGACAACTACCATAAACGATAATAATGGGCTGCGTTGTCCGCTACCTTTATTTTCTTTGCGCCACTGTACATAACGTAAAATTTGACCTGCGCCGCCAACCCAAGAACCAACCACGACTAATGTAAGGCCTAAATAGAAAATCCAGTGTGCCTTTAGAGGTGCATAGAATGTATAAAGTACAGTTGCTTTATTCAATAAAACCATGGTTGCTGAAGCAGCTGTACCAATTGTCATTAACCAAAAACCGATCCAGCCAAGTCTACGTTGACTAGCAGTGAATGTACCAGATGTACGACTTACACTAGCAATTTGGAAGCCGTAAATAAAGAATGTAGTTAAAATAAGACCAAGTAATACACCGTGTACTGTTAAAACTTGATAATAGCCAATGCCTGCTGGTAATGTAAATTGACCAGAACGCACAAATACTTGTAATAAACCTGCAAGACCACCTAATAGCAATGAGATGAATGCCACATAAATATGTGCCATTGCTAGCTTTGCATCGCGACGATCTACTTTTGTCATCGAATTAGTGTGACTCATTTGAATCCACCACCTTTAGCATAGAGTGCATCATCGTATGTCCTGTACCACAATACTCATTACATACGATTAAAAACTCGCCTACTTTGTTAACTTCTGTTACGTATTCCGAAATATAACCAGGCTCAAGCATCATGTTGATATTCGTACCTGCCACCTCAAAACCGTGCATAACATCTTCGCTTGTTGCGATGAATTTCACCTTTGCACCAAGTGGTACCTCAATTTGTGGAGGATTATAATTGAATGCAGAAGCTACTACTACCACTTCATAATCCCAATCTTTTCCCTCAACCTTATGGACTCCTGGATTATCAAAAGGTGCTGTCTCTTTCACTTTCTCGTAATCTAGTGTTTTTTTACCATTGTTCGGATGGGAGCCTTGATGAAATGCCCCGATACCGAGAATGATCAGGAATGCAACTAAAGTAGCAACTCCGAACACAAGCCAATACTTCTCATACTTATGTATGTGCATATGTTTCTGTCCCTTCTTTATATATTAAAATCTTCCAATGAACAAATCGAAGCAGTACACCCAAAGTAAAATGATGATAATACCAACTCCAAAAACTGCATAGAGTGAACCTTTTAAATTTTCATCTGACTTCTTTTTGTTGTTTGCCATTTTTGCCCCTCCTACGCTTTTTATTGTTGTGTTTCTTACTGTCATCATATAAAAATCCATATCATTTTGATGTGAAAAAAATCACACTTCTACACGTATTATGTGAAGAAAGTGTGAAGAATTAAAAAAAGAAAAAAACAAGCCATCTCAAAAGTCATTGAGAGAGCTTGTTATCTTATTATATTTTGCTTAATTTTAATAAAAACAATAGATGGAGAAAGACTTGCACATTCCTTCCCGTTTTTTCTACCTATACATGAAGGCTGTAGGCTTTTGCATACAATGATCCATTCTAGTTTTTTATCCTTCTTCCTCGATGGTTAATAGAACTGTTAATGCACCAATGCTTGGAACCGAAACTGGGAGAACAAATGCTTTTTCAAAGCCGTATAACTTTGTATTGCCCACCATCACGGTTGGCGGAGTGATATCAATTTCTAAGCTTTCTTGCCCAACAGTTGTACATAAATTTCCTGCAATCATGTTACCAAATTCTCCAGTAAAGGATTCTAGCATTTCTCCCTCCAGTGGCATACCGAACATGGTACTCCCAATCCCGCTAAACACATCGGGGGATGAATCAATGATAACGCGACCCTTTACATCTCCAATTAAACCAATTAATACGCCCATTTGCTGCTGTTGAAAGGGTTCAGAAATAATACTAGGCGACTTTACTTCTATATCCATAGGAAGAATGGATTTTAAAGCGTGAATAGTCCCGTTTAAAATAGTTTGAAAGTACTTCGAATTACTCATCATTACCGCATCCTTTTTCCGACTTTTCTACATCTTACCATGTAAAAAGGGTAAGATGAAAGTATGTCTTGACGAATTAACGTGAAATTTATAATATAATAATGAGAATGATTTTCAAATTCAATGAGATGGTCTGAAAGCCTAATAAAAAAATACATAATTTATATGAAAAGGAGCGGTTAGCAATGACATTCGTATTGATTGGAGCAGCTGTAGTGATCTATATTGGTGTTGGGAAATACGTCATGAAACAGGCGACTGCACATTTGAAATAATTACAGCCAAAAGAGTATGGAGCATCAGCGCTTCATACTCTTTTTACTTGCCCAAATGAAGAGAAATATTTATTTTTTCAGAAAATTGTTGTAAAATAAAGCCAATCCTTTAGGGTTATACATAAAGAAATCAGGTGACTAACATGACAAAACTATTAGTAACGGGGTTTGAGCCATTCCTTCATTATAAAATAAATCCAACGATGCAAATTGTCGAAAATTTAGATGGAGAAACAATAGGAGACTATCGCATTGTTGGACGAATTCTTTCTGTAGATTTTCAGCAATCGGCGGAACAATTAAAGCAGTATATAGAGGAAGTAAAGCCACAAATTATTATTTCTTTAGGATTAGCAGGAGGGCGTTTTAAAATAACGCCAGAGCGCATTGCCATTAATGTGAAAGATGGTGAGCCTGATAATAATGGCTACACGCCGGTCGATGAAAGCATTGATAAGGATGGAGCGGATGCTTATTTAACGAATTTACCGATTCGCAATATGGTGAATCGCATACAGGCAGCGGGGTATCCAGCAGAAATTTCAAATACTGCAGGTACGTACTTATGCAATAATATTATGTATGAAGGACTTGTTTATGCACAGCAACACGAAGGGGTTCGTGCTGGCTTTATTCATATTCCGGCATCATTTGACCTGGCCATCCAACATGGCAAAATTCCTGGCTGGCATATCCGAGATTTAATAGCTGCGGTAAAGCTTTGTATTGAGGAGAGCATACGTGCAACCAATCATTGAATTTCCTCATGCGATGTGGATTAGCCAACATACTATTCGCTTTGCATTCAAGGAGGAAATCTCCCACGCCAACTTTCAGGCAGTCCAAGCATTTAATCGGTTTCTGAAACAGCAGCTACAGCATAATCTCGTCGAAAGTGTTGCAAGCTATCATACAGTTACAGCCTATGTCAAACAGCCTCTAGATATCGATTCATTGAGAGGGCATTGGCTAGAGATGCAAACTCTCACAGCAATGGCAGAAGGAACGAAGAAAATTTTAAGAATACCCGTTTGCTATGATGAGGAATTTGCCTTAGATAAGCAGCGAGTCATGAACTATACAGGTTTATCATTTGAAGACTTTAAAACATTACACTTATCGAAAAGCTATTATGTTTATGTTATGGGCTTTTTACCAGGTTTTCCTTATTTAGGTGAATTAGATACTAAGTTGTGTGTACCACGCTTAAAGAAGCCACGAGCTACTGTTTCAGCTAGTTCTGTTGGTATAGGCGGTAGGCAAACAGGCATCTACCCTGTTGAGTCACCAGGTGGCTGGAATATTATCGGGAAAACTCCTCTAGATTTATTTAATGTTGATCGCCAAGAGCCATTTTTATTGGCTCTTGGCGATGAAGTTCAATTTTATGAAATAACTAAACAACAGTTTTGGGAAATGAAAAGCAAAGGAGTGTAGCGATTGAAGCCACTTCTGCTCGTCACTAAACAAGGTGTCTATGGTAGCCTACAGGACCAAGGTAGATTTGGCTATCGGGCATTTGGTATTCCGTTATCTGGACCGATGGACAAAGTATCGTTTCAAGCAGCACAGCTAATCTTAGAAAATCCTCATGACCAAACATCCTTTGAAATGTTTGTGGGTGGCTTTGAATTTGAGGCATTGGCAGATGGAGTCTATGTATTAACAGGTGGACATTGTACATGCTTGGTCAATAATACACCGATAGAGATGTGGAAAACATTCCACTTAATGAATGGCGATCAGTTGGTGATTAAACATGTGAATCAAGGCGCGATTGTTTATTTGACACCTCTTGGCGGGTTTACTTCACAAGTTAAGCTTGGTAGTCGCTCAAACCTGTCACTTGGTCAACTAGGAACAAACATCACAAAAGGTAGCATTTTGTATGGGCAAGACTCAGCGCCATTCCATTATAATCGAGGTCTTTATGCGCCATATCGTCCAACTTTTGATCGTGCTATTTCAGTTAGAGTGCTGAAAGGCCCTCATTTTCATTTATTTAGGGAAGAGAGTCAACACCATTTTTTACAAAATGCTTTTCAATTTATTGGTGGTAATCGCATGGGCTATTACGTAAAGGGAACTGTTTTACAGCTGCAAGAAATGCAAGATATTTTGTCAGAGGCGACCCAGTTCGGCACCATTCAAGTGCCGCCAAGCGGTCATCCTATCATTTTAATGGCCGATGCCCAAACGGTAGGGGGTTATCCTATTATTGCGACGGTACATGAAGACGATTTACATAAAGTAGCTCAAATGCGTATGTTTAACACGATACGATTTGCACTGGAGGTAAGAGGATGCCAATAGATATTAACTGTGATTTAGCTGAATATGATGATGCTTTTCTAACAGGAAAAGAGGAAGAAATATTGGACTATGTCACATCCATTAATATAGCATGCGGCTATCATGCAGGGCATCATACGTTGATGCATCAAACTGTTCGCAGTGCCATTCGTAAAAATGTTCATATTGGTGCACATCCAGGCTATCCTGATCGAGAGGGCTTTGGTCGTCGAAACATGGCATTTAGCGCAGCAGAAATTTATGATATGATGGTCTATCAGATTGGCGCATTACAAGCCTTCGTTCAAATTGAAAAAGGCATGCTCCATCATATTAAGCCACATGGCGCACTCTATAATCAATGCGTAAATGATCGGGAAAAAGCGTCAGCTGTCGTCGATGCAGTCTATGATCTTAATCCACAGCTTATTTTATATTGTTTATCTGGTAGCCAAATCGTAGAGATTGCAAGAGGCAAGGGGCTTCAAGTATATGAGGAAGTTTTTTCGGATCGACGTTATAACGATGATGGCACTTTAGTGGATAGACAGGAGCCTAATGCCTTAATACAAACAGAGCAAGAAATGCTGATACATGTAAAAGGTATTTTAACGGCCAATGAAGTCTTGTCTGTGCAATCTAAAAAAATAAAAGTCGCTGCTCAAACTCTATGTATTCATGGAGATGGCCCCCGTGCGCTAGACTATGCAAAAAAAATTGCCGCGCTCAGACAGCAACTATAATAGTAAAATGGATGCCCTAAGGAGAGTTTAGGGCATCCATATTATGCAGCTTCAAACACAATAATTGCAGCGAGGTTTTTTTACGCAATGATGGTTGGGGCATATAAAAGTTCACATCCATTGCGAACTTTTTAAATCTAAAGACCTCTTACTTTGCATATATTTTCTTGCGTAGCAAGGTAGATTCAAAAAGACGACCTAGTAACATAACTATGTAAGTTACCCCTAATCCAATACATGCGCCTGCTAACACATCTAGAAAGTAGTGCACACCGATAAAAATTCTTGAAATGGCCATTAAGCAGGCCAGCAGGATGAGTACAGTGCCCATTTTTCTTCGTTTCCAAAACAAAGCGAATGCCAGGGCAAATGAACCAGCAGCATGATTACTTGGAAA
Encoded proteins:
- the pcp gene encoding pyroglutamyl-peptidase I, giving the protein MTKLLVTGFEPFLHYKINPTMQIVENLDGETIGDYRIVGRILSVDFQQSAEQLKQYIEEVKPQIIISLGLAGGRFKITPERIAINVKDGEPDNNGYTPVDESIDKDGADAYLTNLPIRNMVNRIQAAGYPAEISNTAGTYLCNNIMYEGLVYAQQHEGVRAGFIHIPASFDLAIQHGKIPGWHIRDLIAAVKLCIEESIRATNH
- a CDS encoding carboxypeptidase M32, whose product is MTVQQFTDYVKKMQHYEEALNVVYWDMRTGAPKKGLAQRSEVIGTLSASLFDMQTSEELGELLVALESQKANLDYVTLRLVEEVRKNYDQNKKIPADEYKKYVILQSKSETAWEEAKASNNFALFLPYLEEIIQWQKKFIHYWGIKNGSPYNTLLDLYEPDMTTDVLDQVFGDLRTSIVELVQKIANSSNKPDTSMLFKHFPREAQRELSLELLAQLGYDFDAGRLDESVHPFMIGLNYGDARITTKYDENDFRSAIFGTIHECGHAMYEQNIDEKLAGLPLATGTSMGIHESQSLFYENFVGRNEKFWEHNYERLQHFSPAQFGDVALGDFLRAINMVEPSFIRIEADELTYPLHIMIRYEIERDLFNGDLQAKDLPQVWNDKYEEYLGIRPESDAQGVLQDMHWSGGMFGYFPSYALGMVYAAQWKHAMDKDIPNFDALLEKGELLPIREWLTEKVHQYGALKKPFELLKEATGEGLNAKYLADYLQDKYRKLYQL
- a CDS encoding chemotaxis protein CheX — translated: MSNSKYFQTILNGTIHALKSILPMDIEVKSPSIISEPFQQQQMGVLIGLIGDVKGRVIIDSSPDVFSGIGSTMFGMPLEGEMLESFTGEFGNMIAGNLCTTVGQESLEIDITPPTVMVGNTKLYGFEKAFVLPVSVPSIGALTVLLTIEEEG
- the pxpB gene encoding 5-oxoprolinase subunit PxpB, encoding MQPIIEFPHAMWISQHTIRFAFKEEISHANFQAVQAFNRFLKQQLQHNLVESVASYHTVTAYVKQPLDIDSLRGHWLEMQTLTAMAEGTKKILRIPVCYDEEFALDKQRVMNYTGLSFEDFKTLHLSKSYYVYVMGFLPGFPYLGELDTKLCVPRLKKPRATVSASSVGIGGRQTGIYPVESPGGWNIIGKTPLDLFNVDRQEPFLLALGDEVQFYEITKQQFWEMKSKGV
- a CDS encoding biotin-dependent carboxyltransferase family protein; the encoded protein is MKPLLLVTKQGVYGSLQDQGRFGYRAFGIPLSGPMDKVSFQAAQLILENPHDQTSFEMFVGGFEFEALADGVYVLTGGHCTCLVNNTPIEMWKTFHLMNGDQLVIKHVNQGAIVYLTPLGGFTSQVKLGSRSNLSLGQLGTNITKGSILYGQDSAPFHYNRGLYAPYRPTFDRAISVRVLKGPHFHLFREESQHHFLQNAFQFIGGNRMGYYVKGTVLQLQEMQDILSEATQFGTIQVPPSGHPIILMADAQTVGGYPIIATVHEDDLHKVAQMRMFNTIRFALEVRGCQ
- a CDS encoding cytochrome b5 — translated: MHIHKYEKYWLVFGVATLVAFLIILGIGAFHQGSHPNNGKKTLDYEKVKETAPFDNPGVHKVEGKDWDYEVVVVASAFNYNPPQIEVPLGAKVKFIATSEDVMHGFEVAGTNINMMLEPGYISEYVTEVNKVGEFLIVCNEYCGTGHTMMHSMLKVVDSNESH
- a CDS encoding b(o/a)3-type cytochrome-c oxidase subunit 1; this encodes MSHTNSMTKVDRRDAKLAMAHIYVAFISLLLGGLAGLLQVFVRSGQFTLPAGIGYYQVLTVHGVLLGLILTTFFIYGFQIASVSRTSGTFTASQRRLGWIGFWLMTIGTAASATMVLLNKATVLYTFYAPLKAHWIFYLGLTLVVVGSWVGGAGQILRYVQWRKENKGSGQRSPLLSFMVVVNNLMWFVATLGVAASVLIQLLPWSLGLIERVDVALSRTLFWYFGHALVYFWLLPAYMVWYVIIPKVIGGKIFSDSLARLSFMLFLLFSIPVGIHHQLTEPGIDGTWKFIQVVLTFAVIVPSLMTAFSMFAMFELRGRELGGKGLFGWFKKLPWKDARFFVPFIGMVAFIPGGAGGIVNASYQMNQLIHNTIWVTGHFHLTIATAVVLTYFGAAFWLIPHLTGRTLTKSLNNLSNFAGILWATGMTIMSSAMHIAGLIGAPRRSDYSEYGGASQAYDWIPYQIAQAVGGTILFIAILVIMYIVVKLAWFAPKGEEEFPIGDVHELSGPTPAILENFKVWLVILVALILFAYTVPIIDIISNSPAGSKGYQLW
- a CDS encoding 5-oxoprolinase subunit PxpA translates to MPIDINCDLAEYDDAFLTGKEEEILDYVTSINIACGYHAGHHTLMHQTVRSAIRKNVHIGAHPGYPDREGFGRRNMAFSAAEIYDMMVYQIGALQAFVQIEKGMLHHIKPHGALYNQCVNDREKASAVVDAVYDLNPQLILYCLSGSQIVEIARGKGLQVYEEVFSDRRYNDDGTLVDRQEPNALIQTEQEMLIHVKGILTANEVLSVQSKKIKVAAQTLCIHGDGPRALDYAKKIAALRQQL